In Nothobranchius furzeri strain GRZ-AD chromosome 19, NfurGRZ-RIMD1, whole genome shotgun sequence, the following are encoded in one genomic region:
- the grinaa gene encoding glutamate receptor, ionotropic, N-methyl D-aspartate-associated protein 1a (glutamate binding) isoform X2: MSQDKSGFPIMGESNPLHNNVYGPPQPGFVAPPPNYSQGPGGPYPPAVGYGQPAFPPAGSGFATGPYPQGPYPQGPYPQGPYPQDPYQQGPGQLGFPGDPMAPAGSPGYHGDVPPSYYGNEEFTSSGFEDKSIRQAFIRKVFSVLTAQLLVTFSFVAVFTFVTDAKLFVRRNPWTYYVSYAVFFVSLIVLSCCGDFRRKHPWNLVALSILTLSLSYMVGMIASFYNTETVIIAVGITAVVCFTVVLFSLQSKYDFTSCRGVLFVCLIVLLLFSILCIFIRNRILHIFYASLGALLFTCFLAVDTQLLLGNKKLALSPEEYIFAALNLYTDIINIFLYILALVGRSRD; the protein is encoded by the exons ATGTCCCAGGACAAAAGTGGATTTCCCATTATGGGTGAGAGCAACCCACTCCATAACAACGTCTACGGACCCCCTCAGCCAGGGTTTGTGGCACCCCCTCCCAACTACAGCCAAGGCCCTGGGGGACCGTACCCACCAGCGGTCGGATATGGACAGCCAGCCTTCCCCCCAGCAGGCTCAGGTTTTGCCACTGGTCCCTACCCACAAGGACCCTACCCACAAGGACCCTACCCTCAAGGACCCTACCCTCAAGATCCGTATCAGCAAGGACCCGGCCAGCTGGGCTTTCCTGGTGACCCCATGG CACCTGCAGGCAGccctggttaccatggtgatgtgcCTCCATCTTACTACGGCAATGAAGAGTTCACCAGCTCTGGCTTTGAGGACAAGAGCATCCGACAAGCCTTCATCAGGAAA GTGTTCTCAGTTCTCACCGCACAGCTGCTGGTCACCTTCTCCTTTGTGGCCGTCTTCACCTTCGTCACCGATGCCAAGTTGTTTGTGCGCCGTAACCCGTGGACGTACTACGTGTCCTACGCCGTCTTCTTTGTGTCTCTGATTGTGCTCAGCTGCTGTGGGGACTTCCGTCGCAAGCACCCCTGGAATTTGGTGGCTTTG TCCATCCTGACGTTGAGCCTGTCCTACATGGTGGGCATGATCGCCAGCTTCTACAACACAGAGACGGTCATCATAGCTGTCGGCATCACTGCAGTTGTCTGCTTCACCGTGGTCCTCTTCTCTCTGCAG agCAAGTATGACTTCACTTCCTGTCGGGGCGTTCTTTTCGTGTGCCTCATCGTGCTGCTGCTGTTCTCGATCCTCTGCATCTTCATCCGCAACaggatcctgcacatcttttatgCCTCGCTGGGGGCTCTGCTCTTCACCTGC TTTTTGGCTGTTGACACTCAGCTCCTCCTTGGCAACAAGAAGCTGGCCCTGAGTCCAGAGGAGTACATCTTTGCAGCCCTCAACCTCTACACTGACATCATCAACATTTTCCTCTACATCCTGGCCCTCGTGGGGCGCTCCCGCGATTGA
- the grinaa gene encoding glutamate receptor, ionotropic, N-methyl D-aspartate-associated protein 1a (glutamate binding) isoform X1, whose protein sequence is MSQDKSGFPIMGESNPLHNNVYGPPQPGFVAPPPNYSQGPGGPYPPAVGYGQPAFPPAGSGFATGPYPQGPYPQGPYPQGPYPQDPYQQGPGQLGFPGDPMAAPAGSPGYHGDVPPSYYGNEEFTSSGFEDKSIRQAFIRKVFSVLTAQLLVTFSFVAVFTFVTDAKLFVRRNPWTYYVSYAVFFVSLIVLSCCGDFRRKHPWNLVALSILTLSLSYMVGMIASFYNTETVIIAVGITAVVCFTVVLFSLQSKYDFTSCRGVLFVCLIVLLLFSILCIFIRNRILHIFYASLGALLFTCFLAVDTQLLLGNKKLALSPEEYIFAALNLYTDIINIFLYILALVGRSRD, encoded by the exons ATGTCCCAGGACAAAAGTGGATTTCCCATTATGGGTGAGAGCAACCCACTCCATAACAACGTCTACGGACCCCCTCAGCCAGGGTTTGTGGCACCCCCTCCCAACTACAGCCAAGGCCCTGGGGGACCGTACCCACCAGCGGTCGGATATGGACAGCCAGCCTTCCCCCCAGCAGGCTCAGGTTTTGCCACTGGTCCCTACCCACAAGGACCCTACCCACAAGGACCCTACCCTCAAGGACCCTACCCTCAAGATCCGTATCAGCAAGGACCCGGCCAGCTGGGCTTTCCTGGTGACCCCATGG CAGCACCTGCAGGCAGccctggttaccatggtgatgtgcCTCCATCTTACTACGGCAATGAAGAGTTCACCAGCTCTGGCTTTGAGGACAAGAGCATCCGACAAGCCTTCATCAGGAAA GTGTTCTCAGTTCTCACCGCACAGCTGCTGGTCACCTTCTCCTTTGTGGCCGTCTTCACCTTCGTCACCGATGCCAAGTTGTTTGTGCGCCGTAACCCGTGGACGTACTACGTGTCCTACGCCGTCTTCTTTGTGTCTCTGATTGTGCTCAGCTGCTGTGGGGACTTCCGTCGCAAGCACCCCTGGAATTTGGTGGCTTTG TCCATCCTGACGTTGAGCCTGTCCTACATGGTGGGCATGATCGCCAGCTTCTACAACACAGAGACGGTCATCATAGCTGTCGGCATCACTGCAGTTGTCTGCTTCACCGTGGTCCTCTTCTCTCTGCAG agCAAGTATGACTTCACTTCCTGTCGGGGCGTTCTTTTCGTGTGCCTCATCGTGCTGCTGCTGTTCTCGATCCTCTGCATCTTCATCCGCAACaggatcctgcacatcttttatgCCTCGCTGGGGGCTCTGCTCTTCACCTGC TTTTTGGCTGTTGACACTCAGCTCCTCCTTGGCAACAAGAAGCTGGCCCTGAGTCCAGAGGAGTACATCTTTGCAGCCCTCAACCTCTACACTGACATCATCAACATTTTCCTCTACATCCTGGCCCTCGTGGGGCGCTCCCGCGATTGA
- the mapk15 gene encoding mitogen-activated protein kinase 15 isoform X1 — MSKKPNVSEVEEHISVKYEIKKRIGKGAYGIVWRAVDRQTGEIVAVKKIFDAFRNRTDAQRTFREIMFLQEFGDHPNIVKLLNVIRAQNDKDIYLIFEYMDTDLHAVIKKGSLLKDVHKRYVMYQLLKANRYLHSGSVIHRDQKPSNVLLDSDCIVKLCDFGLARSLNQIQEDSGNPALTEYVATRWYRAPEILLGSTRYSNGVDMWSLGCILGEMLLGKALFPGTSTINQIEKIMSAIPNPSPEDVIAIRSEYGSSVIQRMLLKPQVPLEDLLQPSVPPDAIDLLKRLLVFNPDKRLTADQALQHPYVARFHNPAKEPALNYDVVLPVDDDVQLSVGQYRNKLYEMILERRTHHGMLRPPKDGADAGSQEKSSVRRGKREEDPVAANGHGDGGKTQHEPTDKTNHTTAPPGVTKTGAATSSAVEKMSPVSRGLGKPTYNPITHTPNGFVRSPVGATHYAQSSAAGRKAAAQIRSESETTPPAECSSTVVSMDQILQRGRSAPVAHNHAFSLSLNQTHNNPLVRKEEASLSAGLHISSARLHRRSNPQVREAQPGARFSKKVFQNNSNVGAAGDPRAKLGSYSQAYGTINKTDLDNLLRNRAHNH, encoded by the exons GCCTACGGCATCGTATGGAGAGCTGTTGATAGACAGACTGGAGAGATTGTGGCAGTGAAAAAGATCTTTGATGCATTCAGGAACAGAACAGACGCCCAG CGAACGTTCAGAGAAATCATGTTCCTTCAG GAATTTGGAGATCATCCCAACATCGTCAAACTTCTAAATGTTATCCGAGCACAAAACGACAAAGACATTTATCTCATCTTTGAATACATGG ATACTGACTTGCACGCTGTGATAAAGAAAGGCTCTCTTCTGAAGGACGTCCACAAGCGTTATGTGATGTACCAGCTCCTCAAAGCCAACAGATACCTCCATTCAGGAAGTGTTATTCACCGAGACCAAAAG CCTTCCAACGTGCTCCTGGATTCAGACTGCATCGTCAAGCTCTGTGACTTCGGCCTGGCCAGGTCCCTCAACCAGATCCAAGAGGACAGCGGCAACCCGGCGTTGACGGAGTATGTGGCCACGCGGTGGTACCGGGCGCCTGAGATCCTGCTTGGATCCACGAG GTACTCTAATGGTGTGGACATGTGGAGTCTCGGCTGCATCCTGGgagaaatgctgcttggaaaagcCTTGTTCCCTGGAACGTCGACCATCAACCAAATCGAGAAGATCATGAGTGCCATACCTAACCCAAGCCCAGAGG ATGTGATCGCAATCAGATCGGAATATGGCTCTTCCGTCATTCAGAGAATGTTACTGAA ACCTCAGGTGCCTTTAGAGGATCTCCTCCAGCCGTCTGTGCCTCCCGATGCTATCGACCTGCTGAAGAGGTTGCTGGTTTTCAACCCAGATAAGCGACTCACCGCAGATCAAGCCCTTCAGCATCCATATGTAGCCAG gtTTCATAATCCAGCCAAAGAACCAGCTCTCAACTACGATGTAGTACTGCCAGTGGATGATGATGTTCAGCTATCTGTGGGTCAATACCGCAACAAGCTGTATGAG ATGATACTGGAGAGGAGAACCCACCACGGGATGCTGAGACCACCCAAGGATGGAGCTGATGCAGGTAGCCAGGAGAAAAGCAGTGTGAGGCGCGGTAAAAGAGAGGAGGACCCAGTAGCAGCTAATGGTCATGGCGATGGGGGGAAAACGCAGCATGAGCCGACCGACAAGACAAACCATACAACCGCACCACCAGGTGTCACCAAAACCGGGGCTGCAACTTCGTCAGCCGTGGAGAAGATGAGCCCAGTTAGCCGTGGCTTAGGGAAACCGACATATAACCCCATCACACACACCCCAA ATGGTTTTGTTCGCTCTCCAGTTGGTGCAACTCATTACGCTCAGTCATCTGCAGCTGGCAGGAAAGCAGCAGCACAGATCAGGAGTGAGAGTGAAACTACACCACCAGCAGAGTGCAGCAGCACTGTTGTA TCCATGGACCAGATTCTGCAGCGTGGCCGCTCAGCCCCTGTGGCCCATAACCACGCCTTCTCCTTGAGCCTGAACCAAACCCACAACAACCCTTTAGTCCGAAAGGAGGAGGCGTCTCTGTCCGCAGGGCTGCACATCAGTTCAGCTCGCCTG CACCGACGCTCCAATCCTCAGGTTCGCGAGGCTCAGCCAGGAGCACGATTCAGCAAGAAAGTGTTCCAGAACAACAGCAACGTTGGTGCTGCTGGAGACCCCCGGGCCAAACTAGGCAGCTATTCCCAGGCCTACGGCACCATCAACAAGACAGACCTGGACAATCTTCTTCGAAACCGAGCTCATAATCATTAG
- the mapk15 gene encoding mitogen-activated protein kinase 15 isoform X2, whose product MSKKPNVSEVEEHISVKYEIKKRIGKGAYGIVWRAVDRQTGEIVAVKKIFDAFRNRTDAQRTFREIMFLQEFGDHPNIVKLLNVIRAQNDKDIYLIFEYMDTDLHAVIKKGSLLKDVHKRYVMYQLLKANRYLHSGSVIHRDQKPSNVLLDSDCIVKLCDFGLARSLNQIQEDSGNPALTEYVATRWYRAPEILLGSTRYSNGVDMWSLGCILGEMLLGKALFPGTSTINQIEKIMSAIPNPSPEDVIAIRSEYGSSVIQRMLLKPQVPLEDLLQPSVPPDAIDLLKRLLVFNPDKRLTADQALQHPYVARFHNPAKEPALNYDVVLPVDDDVQLSVGQYRNKLYEMILERRTHHGMLRPPKDGADAGSQEKSSVRRGKREEDPVAANGHGDGGKTQHEPTDKTNHTTAPPGVTKTGAATSSAVEKMSPVSRGLGKPTYNPITHTPIGATHYAQSSAAGRKAAAQIRSESETTPPAECSSTVVSMDQILQRGRSAPVAHNHAFSLSLNQTHNNPLVRKEEASLSAGLHISSARLHRRSNPQVREAQPGARFSKKVFQNNSNVGAAGDPRAKLGSYSQAYGTINKTDLDNLLRNRAHNH is encoded by the exons GCCTACGGCATCGTATGGAGAGCTGTTGATAGACAGACTGGAGAGATTGTGGCAGTGAAAAAGATCTTTGATGCATTCAGGAACAGAACAGACGCCCAG CGAACGTTCAGAGAAATCATGTTCCTTCAG GAATTTGGAGATCATCCCAACATCGTCAAACTTCTAAATGTTATCCGAGCACAAAACGACAAAGACATTTATCTCATCTTTGAATACATGG ATACTGACTTGCACGCTGTGATAAAGAAAGGCTCTCTTCTGAAGGACGTCCACAAGCGTTATGTGATGTACCAGCTCCTCAAAGCCAACAGATACCTCCATTCAGGAAGTGTTATTCACCGAGACCAAAAG CCTTCCAACGTGCTCCTGGATTCAGACTGCATCGTCAAGCTCTGTGACTTCGGCCTGGCCAGGTCCCTCAACCAGATCCAAGAGGACAGCGGCAACCCGGCGTTGACGGAGTATGTGGCCACGCGGTGGTACCGGGCGCCTGAGATCCTGCTTGGATCCACGAG GTACTCTAATGGTGTGGACATGTGGAGTCTCGGCTGCATCCTGGgagaaatgctgcttggaaaagcCTTGTTCCCTGGAACGTCGACCATCAACCAAATCGAGAAGATCATGAGTGCCATACCTAACCCAAGCCCAGAGG ATGTGATCGCAATCAGATCGGAATATGGCTCTTCCGTCATTCAGAGAATGTTACTGAA ACCTCAGGTGCCTTTAGAGGATCTCCTCCAGCCGTCTGTGCCTCCCGATGCTATCGACCTGCTGAAGAGGTTGCTGGTTTTCAACCCAGATAAGCGACTCACCGCAGATCAAGCCCTTCAGCATCCATATGTAGCCAG gtTTCATAATCCAGCCAAAGAACCAGCTCTCAACTACGATGTAGTACTGCCAGTGGATGATGATGTTCAGCTATCTGTGGGTCAATACCGCAACAAGCTGTATGAG ATGATACTGGAGAGGAGAACCCACCACGGGATGCTGAGACCACCCAAGGATGGAGCTGATGCAGGTAGCCAGGAGAAAAGCAGTGTGAGGCGCGGTAAAAGAGAGGAGGACCCAGTAGCAGCTAATGGTCATGGCGATGGGGGGAAAACGCAGCATGAGCCGACCGACAAGACAAACCATACAACCGCACCACCAGGTGTCACCAAAACCGGGGCTGCAACTTCGTCAGCCGTGGAGAAGATGAGCCCAGTTAGCCGTGGCTTAGGGAAACCGACATATAACCCCATCACACACACCCCAA TTGGTGCAACTCATTACGCTCAGTCATCTGCAGCTGGCAGGAAAGCAGCAGCACAGATCAGGAGTGAGAGTGAAACTACACCACCAGCAGAGTGCAGCAGCACTGTTGTA TCCATGGACCAGATTCTGCAGCGTGGCCGCTCAGCCCCTGTGGCCCATAACCACGCCTTCTCCTTGAGCCTGAACCAAACCCACAACAACCCTTTAGTCCGAAAGGAGGAGGCGTCTCTGTCCGCAGGGCTGCACATCAGTTCAGCTCGCCTG CACCGACGCTCCAATCCTCAGGTTCGCGAGGCTCAGCCAGGAGCACGATTCAGCAAGAAAGTGTTCCAGAACAACAGCAACGTTGGTGCTGCTGGAGACCCCCGGGCCAAACTAGGCAGCTATTCCCAGGCCTACGGCACCATCAACAAGACAGACCTGGACAATCTTCTTCGAAACCGAGCTCATAATCATTAG
- the mapk15 gene encoding mitogen-activated protein kinase 15 isoform X4 encodes MLSEHKTTKTFISSLNTWPSNVLLDSDCIVKLCDFGLARSLNQIQEDSGNPALTEYVATRWYRAPEILLGSTRYSNGVDMWSLGCILGEMLLGKALFPGTSTINQIEKIMSAIPNPSPEDVIAIRSEYGSSVIQRMLLKPQVPLEDLLQPSVPPDAIDLLKRLLVFNPDKRLTADQALQHPYVARFHNPAKEPALNYDVVLPVDDDVQLSVGQYRNKLYEMILERRTHHGMLRPPKDGADAGSQEKSSVRRGKREEDPVAANGHGDGGKTQHEPTDKTNHTTAPPGVTKTGAATSSAVEKMSPVSRGLGKPTYNPITHTPNGFVRSPVGATHYAQSSAAGRKAAAQIRSESETTPPAECSSTVVSMDQILQRGRSAPVAHNHAFSLSLNQTHNNPLVRKEEASLSAGLHISSARLHRRSNPQVREAQPGARFSKKVFQNNSNVGAAGDPRAKLGSYSQAYGTINKTDLDNLLRNRAHNH; translated from the exons ATGTTATCCGAGCACAAAACGACAAAGACATTTATCTCATCTTTGAATACATGG CCTTCCAACGTGCTCCTGGATTCAGACTGCATCGTCAAGCTCTGTGACTTCGGCCTGGCCAGGTCCCTCAACCAGATCCAAGAGGACAGCGGCAACCCGGCGTTGACGGAGTATGTGGCCACGCGGTGGTACCGGGCGCCTGAGATCCTGCTTGGATCCACGAG GTACTCTAATGGTGTGGACATGTGGAGTCTCGGCTGCATCCTGGgagaaatgctgcttggaaaagcCTTGTTCCCTGGAACGTCGACCATCAACCAAATCGAGAAGATCATGAGTGCCATACCTAACCCAAGCCCAGAGG ATGTGATCGCAATCAGATCGGAATATGGCTCTTCCGTCATTCAGAGAATGTTACTGAA ACCTCAGGTGCCTTTAGAGGATCTCCTCCAGCCGTCTGTGCCTCCCGATGCTATCGACCTGCTGAAGAGGTTGCTGGTTTTCAACCCAGATAAGCGACTCACCGCAGATCAAGCCCTTCAGCATCCATATGTAGCCAG gtTTCATAATCCAGCCAAAGAACCAGCTCTCAACTACGATGTAGTACTGCCAGTGGATGATGATGTTCAGCTATCTGTGGGTCAATACCGCAACAAGCTGTATGAG ATGATACTGGAGAGGAGAACCCACCACGGGATGCTGAGACCACCCAAGGATGGAGCTGATGCAGGTAGCCAGGAGAAAAGCAGTGTGAGGCGCGGTAAAAGAGAGGAGGACCCAGTAGCAGCTAATGGTCATGGCGATGGGGGGAAAACGCAGCATGAGCCGACCGACAAGACAAACCATACAACCGCACCACCAGGTGTCACCAAAACCGGGGCTGCAACTTCGTCAGCCGTGGAGAAGATGAGCCCAGTTAGCCGTGGCTTAGGGAAACCGACATATAACCCCATCACACACACCCCAA ATGGTTTTGTTCGCTCTCCAGTTGGTGCAACTCATTACGCTCAGTCATCTGCAGCTGGCAGGAAAGCAGCAGCACAGATCAGGAGTGAGAGTGAAACTACACCACCAGCAGAGTGCAGCAGCACTGTTGTA TCCATGGACCAGATTCTGCAGCGTGGCCGCTCAGCCCCTGTGGCCCATAACCACGCCTTCTCCTTGAGCCTGAACCAAACCCACAACAACCCTTTAGTCCGAAAGGAGGAGGCGTCTCTGTCCGCAGGGCTGCACATCAGTTCAGCTCGCCTG CACCGACGCTCCAATCCTCAGGTTCGCGAGGCTCAGCCAGGAGCACGATTCAGCAAGAAAGTGTTCCAGAACAACAGCAACGTTGGTGCTGCTGGAGACCCCCGGGCCAAACTAGGCAGCTATTCCCAGGCCTACGGCACCATCAACAAGACAGACCTGGACAATCTTCTTCGAAACCGAGCTCATAATCATTAG
- the mapk15 gene encoding mitogen-activated protein kinase 15 isoform X3, which yields MYQLLKANRYLHSGSVIHRDQKPSNVLLDSDCIVKLCDFGLARSLNQIQEDSGNPALTEYVATRWYRAPEILLGSTRYSNGVDMWSLGCILGEMLLGKALFPGTSTINQIEKIMSAIPNPSPEDVIAIRSEYGSSVIQRMLLKPQVPLEDLLQPSVPPDAIDLLKRLLVFNPDKRLTADQALQHPYVARFHNPAKEPALNYDVVLPVDDDVQLSVGQYRNKLYEMILERRTHHGMLRPPKDGADAGSQEKSSVRRGKREEDPVAANGHGDGGKTQHEPTDKTNHTTAPPGVTKTGAATSSAVEKMSPVSRGLGKPTYNPITHTPNGFVRSPVGATHYAQSSAAGRKAAAQIRSESETTPPAECSSTVVSMDQILQRGRSAPVAHNHAFSLSLNQTHNNPLVRKEEASLSAGLHISSARLHRRSNPQVREAQPGARFSKKVFQNNSNVGAAGDPRAKLGSYSQAYGTINKTDLDNLLRNRAHNH from the exons ATGTACCAGCTCCTCAAAGCCAACAGATACCTCCATTCAGGAAGTGTTATTCACCGAGACCAAAAG CCTTCCAACGTGCTCCTGGATTCAGACTGCATCGTCAAGCTCTGTGACTTCGGCCTGGCCAGGTCCCTCAACCAGATCCAAGAGGACAGCGGCAACCCGGCGTTGACGGAGTATGTGGCCACGCGGTGGTACCGGGCGCCTGAGATCCTGCTTGGATCCACGAG GTACTCTAATGGTGTGGACATGTGGAGTCTCGGCTGCATCCTGGgagaaatgctgcttggaaaagcCTTGTTCCCTGGAACGTCGACCATCAACCAAATCGAGAAGATCATGAGTGCCATACCTAACCCAAGCCCAGAGG ATGTGATCGCAATCAGATCGGAATATGGCTCTTCCGTCATTCAGAGAATGTTACTGAA ACCTCAGGTGCCTTTAGAGGATCTCCTCCAGCCGTCTGTGCCTCCCGATGCTATCGACCTGCTGAAGAGGTTGCTGGTTTTCAACCCAGATAAGCGACTCACCGCAGATCAAGCCCTTCAGCATCCATATGTAGCCAG gtTTCATAATCCAGCCAAAGAACCAGCTCTCAACTACGATGTAGTACTGCCAGTGGATGATGATGTTCAGCTATCTGTGGGTCAATACCGCAACAAGCTGTATGAG ATGATACTGGAGAGGAGAACCCACCACGGGATGCTGAGACCACCCAAGGATGGAGCTGATGCAGGTAGCCAGGAGAAAAGCAGTGTGAGGCGCGGTAAAAGAGAGGAGGACCCAGTAGCAGCTAATGGTCATGGCGATGGGGGGAAAACGCAGCATGAGCCGACCGACAAGACAAACCATACAACCGCACCACCAGGTGTCACCAAAACCGGGGCTGCAACTTCGTCAGCCGTGGAGAAGATGAGCCCAGTTAGCCGTGGCTTAGGGAAACCGACATATAACCCCATCACACACACCCCAA ATGGTTTTGTTCGCTCTCCAGTTGGTGCAACTCATTACGCTCAGTCATCTGCAGCTGGCAGGAAAGCAGCAGCACAGATCAGGAGTGAGAGTGAAACTACACCACCAGCAGAGTGCAGCAGCACTGTTGTA TCCATGGACCAGATTCTGCAGCGTGGCCGCTCAGCCCCTGTGGCCCATAACCACGCCTTCTCCTTGAGCCTGAACCAAACCCACAACAACCCTTTAGTCCGAAAGGAGGAGGCGTCTCTGTCCGCAGGGCTGCACATCAGTTCAGCTCGCCTG CACCGACGCTCCAATCCTCAGGTTCGCGAGGCTCAGCCAGGAGCACGATTCAGCAAGAAAGTGTTCCAGAACAACAGCAACGTTGGTGCTGCTGGAGACCCCCGGGCCAAACTAGGCAGCTATTCCCAGGCCTACGGCACCATCAACAAGACAGACCTGGACAATCTTCTTCGAAACCGAGCTCATAATCATTAG